The following DNA comes from Solanum stenotomum isolate F172 chromosome 11, ASM1918654v1, whole genome shotgun sequence.
TGAGTTAAAGTGGCTATATGTTGgagagaataataaattttatgtcggtgagaataataaattttaaaaagtaatcatgtgattataaattttatttacatatgaaataaaatggttcgtagatataaatgtgggattgttttaacaaaatataaacttgtgaatcaatttttgtattaaaaatatctcaagtcatgatatggaattcccatatcatggtttttggagaatatggaatcacatctcatgatatggaatcatgagatgaaatcagcgtaaaatcgcatgtccaaacactgATCTCATCTCACGAttccatatcgtgatatggtatcgcatgaccaaacgcctactaagaatatccttctttgtctcaactctGTTTCTTTTATGGCATTGTTTCTCTTATATATTTCTTGTGCCCTCAATACAAAGGAAGACATCACTATTTATAGGGAATATGAAGATTATGAGTAGTAAATTGGGTAAATGAATGACTTATAGGTTACAAGAGTTACAAGATATAAAGATAGAATAATGGGTGAAATGAAAAGTTGGTGGATAGAAGAGTACTAATCATGATACTCTTGATGAGAGTAGAGATGTATAAAAGTAATGTCCACACAATGGACATAACATGATACATAATGTGACATATGATACATTTCTATTAGGCATAATACATCAACATAacccttaacttggcttcaactaacaactatgccctccaactctgactatgcacaagtagacatttaaacttgtataaaattgaacaagtagacacaagTGTCCTACTTGGCACAATACACGTAGGACGTcatgtaggacacaaaattgccatgtagggtgccatgtaggacgaatgtgtctatttgctcaattttatacaagtttaagtgtctacttgtgcacactcaaagttaaaggtcatagttaCCAACTAACGTCAAATTAAGGgttatgtttatgcattatgcttttttattaatattaaaatgtcacaATAGcagtaagtatatatatatatatattgaaagcTTAACCAAAGCTGAAAATTTACAATTAGctgtttaaaataattaattattaaatatataaaatatgccccttattttattttttttgggtcatatttaaaaaaaaaattatttgtagtTATTGCATTTTATTAATCATTACATGTATGTTTTCATAACATTTTAATCATTCTAACATATGTATACATATTCACATGGAACACACATACAACATATATGTTGAGAAACCAGTGTATATATAGCTTGAAATAGAAGGTAAATTTTATTAGGCATCATAATAGTAGTTTCGACCAACACACCTTTCATGTACCATACTTGTGTTTATTATTTTAGCAATTAAGGGTAAACTAAAACCTAATTATTGTAGAGCTTTGTCAAGATAAAGTAATTCCTATTTAAAACACCTACTAGTCGTTTGGTACAATGTACAGTTGATAgtcagaaaaaaaaagaagaccaAACTGGCCATTTTCTCTTTTCCAAAAGCAAGACTTTTCACTCTAAACAATAAGACAAAGACTTCATTTGTTTTCTTGCACATTGATTACTTtctcaattcaataattaaagCAAAGAGAGTAAAGGTGGGTGTAAAAGGTCCCCCCTAGTGGGGgaactaaaagtaaaaaaagttcAATCTGATAAATTTCTACACAACTCATTATTTATAGTGCTAAAAAGGACTATCATATTATGAATATGTTGGactaacatatatataaatattcacATGGGATACATATACAACATATATGTCGAGAAACTAGTGTGTATATAACTTGAAATAGAAGGTATATTTTATTAGGCAACATAATTGTAGTTTACTTTCGGACAACACACCTTTCATGTACGATACTTGTGTTTATTGTTTTAGcaattaagggtaaaataaaacCTAATTATGGTAGAGACTTTGTCAAGATAAAGTAATTCCTATTTAAGACACTTACTAGTTACTAGTCATTTGGTAAAATGTACAGCCTGTCAGTcagaggaaaaaaagaaagaagcaaaactggcctttttctcttttccaaAAACATGACTTTTCACTCAACTAGAAACAAAGACTTCATTTGTTTTCTTGCCTATTCATTTACTTactcaattcaataattaaagCAAGAGAGTAAAGGTGAGTGTAAAAGGTCCCCCCTAGTGGGggactaaaaaaatgaaaaatgatagATGATAAATTTCTACACAAGTCATTATTTATAGTGCTAAAAGGAATTATTCCCTCTgtctttaattacttgtccacttttccttttttaattgtctctaattatttgtctattttgacaaaccAAGAAAGGATaacttttttttacctattataccctcaattaattactatgaaaaggtagaatttcttaaaaatcttaaaactttaattcatccacttcataattaatagggataaaatggtaaacttactatgtcaataattgttttcttaataggtgtgtcaatttaaaagtggataaGTAATTAAGAACAAAGGGAGTATCATATTATGAATTTGTTGGAGTAACGGTAAATTTTGTATCCGTGTAACTTATAGGTTATAGATTCAATCCGTGAAAAAAcatatactaatatttttattaagtgCTTGAGGTGCACCTTTTTCTTGGATCATATTAGTGCGGAATATTTTGTGCAGCGAATTGTCCTTGCCCTATCCACAATGTATTGAAGCTCAATGTTTAGTGATAGAGTTTCTTGAAGAATCACATTAACATTTCTAATACGTGTTTTTGGAGATAATAATAGGTATGTATAATTGCTATAGTAATAGTGTGTTAGCAGAAGCTACAAACGTTTAATATTTTAACTGTGGGATTATTAAGTaaagattcaacaaaataaatatttattaacttaTATACTTCCTCACTCTTGATTTAAgtgtcttacttttcttttttagtatgTCTCAAAAAGAGTAtttctttctatatttaataaGTTTTTCACTACATTCTACCTTCTAAGTTTAACactataaaatttgaaaaactacacacttctttaatttaatcataaatttcaaaatctctttttattttttaaactttatgCTCAAACACTTAAATTGAGCGGAGTTAGTGCATCCGTTCTGCAACCATGTGTCTACTCTATATATTGAATGTTAGGTTATTGTAATGTAGTGGAAAATGACTAAGGCATCTCATTTaacgaaaaatataaaagaaagttCAATTGTCTTCAATCATTTTACCGGAGAAACCTATCCCTCTTAACTATACAATCAAacctaataaaaattaatgagaaGGGATGACAATGGAGCAGCGcaggataaaatatttttttagaaaatatatgtgTATCGATTGCGGATTATAAAATTACTAAGTTTAAATTAAACCatcttattataattaaaaatatgttttcacCTTTCTCTGTACTATGTagcatgtctttttttttaaaaaaaataaatcatttggATTAACTTGTGACAAATTCATGCGATGTgtgaaaacaataaattatgttATGCTGAGCGAGACAGGTTGAAATTCTTGAGTTTATGCGAATTCGCCCAGCTACCGCAATCGCCCCACCCCGTTTGCAATCCCTAATGGGAAATTAGTGGGGAGGGGGGTGAGATCATGGTAGTTGGGAAGGAGAGGATTTAATGTTGTTTGGTACatattagagaaaataatatgtagttattttatataccttatttaatattatttttatacatagtAAATCATGATATTACCAATACTGAATTTTAACAGCCTATTTGGTTAGTCCCTATACCAATTTTCAGTTGTCTTTTGAATCTAATACCACTTGCAGTTCTGGTCCTATATTGCAGCATGGATAGTAGTGACGAGAGTAAAGcagacaaattaagaaaagcaGATTAACACTATAAGGTCCTGAAATGCACATGAAAATTAGGAAAGAACTAGCAAAAATATGAAATGCACATCATGATACATCTATTCATTTTACTGGCCATTCATGATTTTAGTTGACTCAAGTTTAAGAACAAATAAGACAAGATCGAACAATAACAATTGATCAACGACCAAATGAAGCTAATAGACAAGCAaagaaaatatccacaaaattaACTGCTAGTAATTGCTGGTTTAATTTCTGCAAGATTTTGATGCTGACCTTCCACCTTAAGCCTCAAAGCTTCATAATTAACTTCTTCCATCAAGTTTTCAGCTGAGTCCACAGCATCTCGAAGCTCATCAAGCCACTGGTTCACAGATTGATTTGACGCCTGCTTATTCTCTGCATCACTTACCACAGCTTGAAGACCACACAGTGATTTTCAGCTTCTTTAAGATCTGAACATCATTCTTACGCTTCTGAAACAGCTCACCCTGAGGTGCAAGCCTATCAAAGAAAATTTGCAGGCCTGAACAGATTTCTGAAATCTGTAAAGCAAAACAAGGAAACACAAAATGATTTTGAGAAGAtaaaatatatctttaattaCTAAAGAATGATCAGTTTTCATGGTCATGTTGTGGCACAATTAAATATGTGCAAACATTGAAGGATAGTGAAAATACAATGTANAATTACTAAAGAATGATCAGTTTTCGTTGACATGTTGTAGCTACCAATTGACAAACTTTAGTTTTCATCGTCATGTTGTGGCACAATTATAAATGAGTGAAAATACAATGTATCCTGCATCGATTCACTTAAAAAGATTTTCTATAGTGACATCAGATCTTCGTTCTACAATTAAGCAAAGTTTCATTCTTGACATGGGATGGTTGATGCTTACAAGAACTAAATACTTTCGATTAAACATGGTTGCACAAGCTACATATGATGTATTTCGCAATTGGGATGCGAAATTACAACGTGATAAGAGCATAAATCAATAGCAATGAGAAACCAATCCAATATCTGCCATCCAAGAAATATGCAATTATATAACGCGCGACAAATACTTGCAAGTCTGTAACATCTAATTGACTAGAACAGACTTTATCCCTgtaataagataaaatatttaaaatgtgtaAATGAAGCATCACAATTAGGAGCTACAGGTTAAACAGGTTAAACAACCTTCCAAGTATATTTACTTTTATCGCAAATGAATAGTCAAAGTGTTTCACTATTTCTCCGACGACATTCATTATTTTAGAAGAACAAGCAAAAATATGAAGATAAACTTGTTAATACCTTTGAGTTCTCAGTTATGGCATCCCATACATCTCTGAACATCCTTTTTACGCCTTCTGCGCTGATTTAATGCTTCCAAATACAACCCCGCAATGGCTTTTCTTTCTTCTGGACTTACAAGAGTAACATCTCATCAACCTTGAGATAACAAAGAAGTTAGGATACTTTTCATGTCATGCTGGAAGACTAGATTCATATGCTAGAGAGTTCCACATATAACACCAAGGAATATCAAATTCCGAAACGTCTTACAAATTTGTACTTACAACTCACCAAACAACAGCAAGGAGCTCAAATATGCcattgaactttgagaaaaggcatatttgaaccttttttcttttaaaaaatgatttaattaatgGTGTAGCCGAATCATTATTGACCACGTATAAAAAAGGGTTTTgcaaaattaaaactatttttagttaacaaataatagcatgaatgagccttttcttaaaACGAAAATGgcataaatgagccttttctcaaagttcgataaCATATTAGTCTTATGCCATAGCCactcatttttataaattatcaatAAAACATTCTCTCAAAGCCGACTTAATTACCGTCCAACATATATACTTTCCACACTGCTCAACAAGATTTTAAAAAGGAAGTACTTACAAAAAAGTAAAGTgaagtaaacaaaaataaaagcttATGAGGGAAAAGAATAACTTACATTTGTTAGAGCACCAATTGTTTTAATCATTACAGGTATTTATCATCAATACATATGATGGGAATTGGAGCAATATTTGGCCAGTATTTGCCCTTATCAAATTCTAGTAGTGGTGTGAGCAATGGACAGTTGGAAATAACTAGTTTAGAGAGGGAAGAGGGCATCCCTTATACTGGAAGGGATTGGAGATTAGGGCAATCCTTGATGGTCAGCTCAGAGATGGAGGAGGGCAGTACTGATTCGGAAAGTGATTGTAGATTATGACAATTCCAAATGTCTAGATTTTGAGGCGAAGTGAGGTGCCAAAGACCTAGTGAATGGAGCTCATGATGGTTATATAAATTCTCGAGAAACATGTAACAATAACTCATCTCACCAACTGGCGGATCATGGCAACCAGTTATCCTCATTCTCTTCAAGGTACTCGGCAGTATCCTAAAAGGTAAGGAGGTAATTAAGAGAGTTACAATCACCAATATATAATTCAACAGTCTGCTTCATTCCTTCAAAAAGAGGTGTCTCTAAAATTCTCAATTCTTTCAGAGAACCAAGATTTTCAGGTAACTTCCCCATCAACTTCGGACAATTTTTAATTGAAAGCTTCTCAAGCATGGGGAACTCGCCAATTCCTAGAATGTGCCATTGCTTCCACTCCCCCATATCTTCAAATTCAAGCTTCTCAAGAGAGTTAAAAGGCTTTTTGGATGATGAACTGCCATAGAATTCTCCCGTCACCTCTATTATTCCATGCATCTTTCTAATGGAAAGAAATTTCAAAGAAGGGAGTTGTCCTAGTGCTGGCAAGGAATCACAGTCCTTGCAGTTGCTAAGGGATAATTCTACAAGCTTACGAAACGAAGGATCAGCTAGCCAATCTGAAAATCTTGTCCCTCTATATCCAGTGATTTGGAGTTCTTTTATGTTTGTGTATGGGCATAGCCCATCAAGTATGGCTCTTTCAGTTTGTGAATTGTCTGCAGTACTACTTCCACTCCACTCCAAAGACAACTTCTCAACATTTTTCTTTCCATTTATATTTGCCTTCAGAGCTTGTGTTTTATCAACCACATTTTGCAACTCTAGAACTGATAGAGATCCGTACAAGTTATGTACTTCACCCAAATCTTCCATTCTCAAACCACCATGACCACCTAGAAGAAACTTGGCTCCCACCAACACATGGAGACATTTCAACATGCTCGGATGTAGCGGCATCTTCAAGAAAGAAGTGTTGCTAATATCGAGGTGACGCAAGTTGATCAACTTGTCCATCTGCAATGGTAGCTCCCCAAGATAAACACAATGTGACAGGAGAAGTGTCTGCAAGTTAAACAATACACAAACAGAATCTGGCAACTTTTCAATATGTGTCCAAGAAAGGTCCAAAAATCTGAGGAGCTTTAATTGGATAAACAAGTCATTTGGAACCTCCTTAATCTTGTAATGAGACAATGATAATGCCCTTAAGCATGTCAGTCTTAGCAGTATGTTATGCAATACCCTCTTGCTTAGCTGAGATGAGTAACTGATATTGATTGGAAGCCATGTCCTCAGCCGCTCTGATTTGGAGAGTGGTTTCAATTTCTCAAACTCACCTTCTTGTCCCATGGAATAGGACATGTGACGACTTTGTTTCAACATATCATCAGATCCTTCGTTCTCTTCCAACCTAATACAAAGTTTTGAAGATACAGTTTGGGCCAAATCATTGACAAGGTCATGCATTAAGAATCTCTCCGGTTTCCATTTAGACCCTGGGACCCTCTCAAACAATGATCTTGATCTCAACTCGTCAAAGATTTTGTTACCTGAACATAAATGATCTACAAGACCATTAGCAATCCACATGTAAATAACTTGGTCTTTGCAGAATTGATAATCTTTGGGATATATTGCACAAAAAGCAAAACATCCCTTCAAATTAGGAGAAAGATCATTGTAGCTCAACATCAACGCTGGTATTACATCATTCAAACAAATTTGCTGCTTCAATATTTCATTGTTTAAAATGTCTGTCCACTCATCCACCTTTGATTTGTGGCGTAAAAGACTAGCAAGTGTCTTTAGAGCTAAAGGCAACCCTTTGCAGTACTCTGCAATTTTTTCCCCAACCTCTTCAAGTTCTGGATGTTCCCCATTTTGTAGTGAATGTCGTTTGAATAAAGCCCAAGAGTCGTCTCTAGGCAGAGGCCCCAAGGTGATTGCGCAAAGATCCATCTTCTCATCACACATCGTCTTAGCAACATCCTGCTTGCGTGTCGTCACAATTATCTTGCTTCCCATATCTCCTTGTACAAAAAGCTTTCTCAGGACAGTCCACGCATCATAGTTTTCATTCCACACATCATCCAGAACAATAAGAAACTTCTTTCCCTTTAGGCTTTCCTTCAATTTGACTTTAAGCTGATTAAGATTGCCATCAATCTTCAAGTCAAATGAGCCAATATCTTGAAGTAACCCTTTCGTTATTCTCAAAGTATCATATGCCTCAGAAACACAATACCAAGCTTTCAAACGAAAATGGTCGTTCACCCTCTCATGATTGTAAACCACTTGAGTAAGTGTTGTCTTACCCACGCCGGCCATTCCAACAATAGGAACTACAGTCAGGTTTCTCCCACTTGGATCTTCAGACAATAAACGGTCAATCAAATCCTTTATTTCCTTGTGCCTACCAAAGACATCAGATTCTTCAACCGAAGTTGAAGGTGTTCTAGTTTTTT
Coding sequences within:
- the LOC125845437 gene encoding putative disease resistance RPP13-like protein 1, encoding MEVGLAVGGAFLSSALNVLFDRFAPEGELLKMFQKHTNGVRLLNKLRMTLLGLQAVLSDAENKQASNQFVSRWLNELRDAVDTAENLMEEVNYEALRLQVEGQHQNLPETSNQQVSDDFFHNIKEKLEDTVETLKDLEKQIGHLSLKEHFSSMKQKTRTPSTSVEESDVFGRHKEIKDLIDRLLSEDPSGRNLTVVPIVGMAGVGKTTLTQVVYNHERVNDHFRLKAWYCVSEAYDTLRITKGLLQDIGSFDLKIDGNLNQLKVKLKESLKGKKFLIVLDDVWNENYDAWTVLRKLFVQGDMGSKIIVTTRKQDVAKTMCDEKMDLCAITLGPLPRDDSWALFKRHSLQNGEHPELEEVGEKIAEYCKGLPLALKTLASLLRHKSKVDEWTDILNNEILKQQICLNDVIPALMLSYNDLSPNLKGCFAFCAIYPKDYQFCKDQVIYMWIANGLVDHLCSGNKIFDELRSRSLFERVPGSKWKPERFLMHDLVNDLAQTVSSKLCIRLEENEGSDDMLKQSRHMSYSMGQEGEFEKLKPLSKSERLRTWLPINISYSSQLSKRVLHNILLRLTCLRALSLSHYKIKEVPNDLFIQLKLLRFLDLSWTHIEKLPDSVCVLFNLQTLLLSHCVYLGELPLQMDKLINLRHLDISNTSFLKMPLHPSMLKCLHVLVGAKFLLGGHGGLRMEDLGEVHNLYGSLSVLELQNVVDKTQALKANINGKKNVEKLSLEWSGSSTADNSQTERAILDGLCPYTNIKELQITGYRGTRFSDWLADPSFRKLVELSLSNCKDCDSLPALGQLPSLKFLSIRKMHGIIEVTGEFYGSSSSKKPFNSLEKLEFEDMGEWKQWHILGIGEFPMLEKLSIKNCPKLMGKLPENLGSLKELRILETPLFEGMKQTVELYIGDCNSLNYLLTF